A single genomic interval of Mycolicibacterium holsaticum DSM 44478 = JCM 12374 harbors:
- a CDS encoding sulfite exporter TauE/SafE family protein — MIGLAIGLAVFVGVALGLLGGGGSILTVPLLAYVAGMDAKQAIATSLLVVGVTSVIGAISHARAGRVQWRTGLIFGAAGMAGAYAGGLLARYIPGTVLLIGFAVMMIATAAAMLRGRKNVEATAGNRALPVPKILAEGLVVGLVTGLVGAGGGFLVVPALALLGGLPMPVAVGTSLIVIAMKSFAGLGGYLSSVQIDWTVALAVTGAAVVGSVIGARLTAMVDPEVLRKAFGWFVLAMSSVILGQEIHPSVGVAAAALTAIAAGATLACARLQICPLRRLTGAAAPTLNAASPAI, encoded by the coding sequence ATGATTGGGTTGGCAATCGGCCTTGCCGTGTTCGTCGGCGTCGCGCTGGGGCTCCTCGGCGGCGGGGGGTCCATCCTGACCGTTCCGCTGCTGGCTTACGTCGCGGGGATGGACGCCAAACAGGCGATCGCCACCTCGCTTCTGGTCGTCGGCGTCACCAGCGTGATCGGTGCGATCTCGCACGCGCGGGCCGGGCGGGTGCAATGGCGCACCGGCCTGATCTTCGGCGCCGCGGGCATGGCCGGCGCCTATGCGGGCGGACTGCTGGCCCGCTACATCCCGGGCACCGTGCTGCTCATCGGCTTCGCCGTGATGATGATCGCCACCGCGGCCGCCATGTTGCGCGGCCGCAAGAACGTCGAGGCCACCGCAGGCAACCGTGCCCTGCCGGTGCCGAAGATCTTGGCCGAAGGTCTGGTGGTGGGCCTGGTCACCGGTCTGGTCGGCGCCGGGGGCGGATTCCTCGTGGTGCCTGCGCTCGCCCTGCTCGGCGGCCTGCCGATGCCGGTGGCGGTCGGCACCTCGCTGATCGTGATCGCGATGAAGTCGTTCGCGGGCCTGGGCGGCTATCTGTCCAGCGTGCAGATCGATTGGACGGTCGCGCTGGCGGTGACCGGCGCGGCCGTGGTGGGTTCGGTCATCGGAGCCCGGCTGACCGCGATGGTCGACCCCGAGGTGCTGCGGAAAGCCTTCGGCTGGTTCGTGCTGGCGATGTCCTCGGTGATCCTGGGTCAGGAGATCCACCCGAGCGTCGGGGTGGCCGCGGCGGCGCTCACCGCGATCGCGGCGGGCGCCACGCTGGCATGTGCCCGGCTGCAGATCTGTCCGCTGCGACGGCTCACCGGTGCGGCCGCACCCACGCTGAATGCGGCCAGCCCGGCGATCTGA